The genomic segment CCGGCAGGATCTCGAACTCGATGTCACGAGAACGCAGCGACTGCTTGAGTGCCTCTTCCGCCTTATCCCAGATCGCATCGTCACCGATCCGCTTCTCGGGACGGGTGGAGAGCTTCACCTCGATATTATTAAAGCCAAAGGTGCTATACAGGTCATAGACCATATCGATACAGGAGGAGACCTCATCCTGTACCTGATCTTCGGTACAGAAGATATGGGCATCATCCTGGGTGAAACCACGAACCCGCATCAGGCCATGCAGGGCGCCGGAAGGCTCACAACGGTGACAGCAACCAAACTCTGCCATCCGCAGCGGCAGATCACGATAAGATTTCAGGCCCTGGTTGAAGATCTGCACGTGACCCGGGCAATTCATCGGCTTGATCGCATATTCACGGTTCTCGGTTGAGGTGGTGAACATGTTTTCCGCATACTTATCCCAGTGACCGGAGCGTTCCCACAGGACACGGTCCATCATCATCGGACCTTTCACTTCCTGATAATCATATTCGGTCAGCTTTTCACGGACAAACTTCTCCAGCTCCAGGAAAATTTTCCAGCCATCATTGTGCCAGAACACCATTCCCGGCGCTTCCTCCTGGAGATGATACAGATCCAGCTGCTTACCGATTTTACGGTGATCACGCTTAGCCGCCTCTTCCAGGTGCTTGAGGTGTCCTTTCAGCTGCTTTTTATCCGCCCAGGCGGTACCATAGATCCGCTGCAACATCTTATTCTGAGAGTCACCACGCCAGTAAGCGCCTGACACTTTAAGGATCTTAAAGTGGTGGCAGAACCGCATGTTAGGGACATGGGGGCCACGGCACATATCGACATACTCTTCATGATGATACAGAGCCGGGGTTTCATGGCGGCCGATATTTTCATCGAGGATCGCTGTTTTATAGGGTTCTTCGCGCTCCTCAAACACATCATGCGCTTCCTGCCAGCTCACGGTTTTCTTGATGACATCATAGTTGCTCTTGGCAAGCTCCATCATCCGCTTTTCCAGCAGATCCAGATCTTCCTGGGTCAGGGACCTGTCCAGGTCGATGTCATAGTAAAAGCCATTTTCGATCACAGGACCGATCGCCATCTCAGTCTCTGGCCATAGCTGCTTGATCGCGTGACCCAGCAGGTGTGCGCAGGAGTGGCGGATAATCTCCAGACCCTCATCATTTTTTGGGGTAATGATCGACAAGTTAACATCGCTGTCGATCTTGTCGGTCGCATCGACCAGGATCCCATCAACCCGGCCGGCAAGACAAGACTTGGCCAGGCCCGGGCCGATATCAGCAGCGACTTCGAGAACGGAAACTGGATGAGGGAAATGGCGAGTTGAGCCATCAGGAAGTGTAATGATTGGCATATTTATATCCTTTTACAGTGGTGGCCCCTACCAAAGGCCACATGCATCTTTTACATAATGTTTGATGATTGATTCAACGGCCCCGTTCCAGCGAACAGAACTGGTGCGCCTGAGATGACTCTGGTCATCTCATAGCAGGGTCCGTTTGAGCGCCACAGACTAGCATAACCGAGAGAATTAAGATAGTTCAGCGGCCACCGAAGATTGAGAGAGATAATCCTGAAGTTGATTATCATTCGACCAGGCTGCCGCATGAATTCGCTGCAGACGATGGTTCTGCGGATCATCGCGCCAGTGGCTCTGTTCTGAGTAAAGAAGTTTGAAATGACGACAGAATTTCAGACTCGGGGCATGAGGGCCCCACCCCATATCGACATAGTTCTGATGAAAATAGAGTGTGGGATGCTCACTGCGTGGAATACTCTCATCCAGCATCGCAATCTTGAAAGGTTCCTCAAGCCCCTCAAACTGATCATGGGCCTGACGCCAGCTGACCTGGCGAGTGCTGATCGGGTAATCACTCTCGACCAGCTGAGCCATCTTTTGCTCAAGCTGTTGCAACATCTCTTGATTCATCGGCTGTGGCAGATCGATGTCGTAGTAGAAACCCGATGCGGTGATCTGATAATCGGCAATCTTACACTGTGGCCAGAGCTGTTTGGCCGCATGTCCCAACAGGTGTGATGTGGTATGGCGAATAATCGAAAGGCCATCGGGATGCAGCGGAGTCACCAGGGATAACTCAACATCGCTATCGATGTGAGTATTGATATCCAGCAGTGTCTCAGAGACACGACCGGCCAGACAGGTTTCAACCAGGTTGGGTTCAAGCTGCTCGGCAATATCAATAACAGTCATTGGGTGGGTAAAATTATGTTCTGAGCCATCGGCCAGGGTGATGATCGGCATATTAAACTCCCTCTATCGCCCCGAATTGCTCCGGGGATTTTTATGCTGAAGACGAACCCTAGTATATAGGTTGAAGTCTCTACAATTGTTTGGGCTCCCTTGTTCAGGAACGGTACGGGTTCGCTAAGAGTAAACAGGTATGATGGCATAAGTGTGTCGCAGACACACATACAATTTGATAAGGATATGATCTTGTATGTAAAAGCTCATGGGGAGATGGTGGTAGACCCACCGAAGTCTGCTGTCGGAAGTCGGCCTCAAACCGCTTCAAGCTGCTTGGATTAAGAGTCCCGGTAGTGAGCGTTGAAGAAAAGGTCTCCAAGAGAGATCAGGTATGGTGCAGGGAGACGAGTAACCCCGAACCCATGTCGAGGCGTCGTAATCATATAGACGGTATCAAAACCGGAGGTCTTATGCTCCTCCGGGATAAGCCTGCAAGTGTACTCCGAATGCTGTGCTGGCGGTACCCGGCGTTGAGTGGGCGTGAACCTGCACTGGGCTTTCCATGGGAACTGCGAGAACCAGTCACTACGATGAGAAGGGAGAAATGCAAATAACTAAATTTATGAGCATAAGAGTACCGATGCGTAGTACTGGGGCGGAGCTGCTCGTAGTAGTGAGGAAGCGCTTGTAATGAGCGTGGAGCAAAGGGGCAGCATCAAACAGCTGATGGTCAACTCTCAACTACCGGACGGTAGGAGGAAGACTTGAGCGCAGCAAAACCATTTTCCATTTCAAAACAGCAAGTCATGCGTGCCTTCGAGTTGGTCAAGGCCAACAAAGGAGCCGCTGGCATAGATAATCAGTCTATTGAGTGTTTTGAAAAAGACTTAAAATCCAATCTTTACAAACTGTGGAACCGTATGTCCTCGGGAAGTTACTTCCCCCCTGCGGTTAAAGCCGTAGCTATCCCAAAGAAATCCGGAGGAGAGCGACTGCTGGGTATCCCTACAGTAAGTGACCGTATCGCACAGATGGTGGTCAAACTTGAGCTTGAACCTTGTATTGAGCCCTACTTTTTAGATGATTCCTATGGCTACAGACCAAATAAATCGGCACTGGATGCAGTGGGGATTACTCGGAAGAGGTGCTGGGAATACGACTGGTTGCTTGAGTTTGATATCAAAGGGCTATTTGACAACATCTCGCATGAGCTGATGATGAGAGCCGTCGAAAAGCATACTGAGTCTACGTGGGTGAGACTGTATGTCCGGCGCTGGTTAACGGCTCAGATGCAAATGCCGGATAATAGCCTGGTACATCGTAATCAGGGGACACCACAGGGTGGTGTCATTAGCCCCCTGCTGGCCAATCTATTTCTGCACTATGTGTTTGATAAATGGCTACAAAAACACTACTCTCACCTAAAATGGTGCCGCTTTGCGGATGATGGGCTTGTCCATTGCAACAGCAAAGTCGAAGCAGAAATGATGTTAAATATACTGACCGAGAGATTCCGTGAGTGTGGACTTGAGCTACACCCTGTAAAGACAAAAATTGTCTATTGCAAGGATGGATCTCGCCAAGGACAGCATGAGCATACAGCGTTCGATTTCCTTGGGTACACTTTCCGATGCCGAAAAAGCATTAACAGGTGGACCAAGCAGGTATTCAGTGGATTCGGACCGGCCATCAGCAAGCAGTCAACTCTATCCATCGGGGAAAAGCTCAGGAAGTTAAGGTTCAGAACAAGAACTGACTTGGAGCTTAAGGATCTAGCAAAGCTTCTGAACCCCATGATCCAAGGTTGGCTCATGTACTATGGGAAGTACTATCGTAGTGCGATGTATGCAGTGTGTCGCCTCATAAACAACGGGCTGATCACATGGGCAAGAAGGAAATATAAGTCTTTATCTCATCGCTCCAGGACGAGAGCTTCTGAACTCATGAAGAGAATAGCGAAGCAATCCCCTGGCTTGTTCGCCCATTGGCGAGCTGGAATGGTTGGTGCGTTTGTTTGATGGGAGCGGTATGAGTCGAGAGGTTCACGTACCGTTCTGCGAGAGGCTGCTGGGGAGGTTCCGGCGGTCTACTCACCCTTATAGTTCTTAAATTCTCAATCTACACTCGTTATACTTCTGCTAGTCGTTGCTGCAGATGGAACTCCTATGTCAATCATTGAGCAAGCCCGAACCGTCGCCCGCAAAGCCCTTGCGCAGGGTGCTCTTCAAAGCTTTCGGACCCAGAGTCGGGTCCTCGAACAACAAAACATCCCCTTTATTGTGCGGATTGCAGACAGCCTGAATCATAAGCCCAAGGCTCCCAGTCGTACCCCGGTGATCCGAAATCCTTTTCTCCCCTATGAGCAGTCGCTGTTTGTGTGTGAGCTGGGGAGTAAGCATGTCTGCCTGCTAAACAAATTCAACGTCATTGATGATCACCTGCTGATCATCACCAAAGAGTATCAGCCCCAGTCCTGCTGGCTGGAGCTCGATGACTTCTCGGCGTTAACTCCCCTGCTTCAGGAGTTCGATGGCCTTGGTTTTTATAACGGCGGTACCACTGCCGGTGCCAGCCAACATCATAAACATCTTCAATATATCCCGAGACAAGCCCTTGCCGAGGGGAAAGACCTCCCCTGGAGTCACTTTATCTTAAGTCCACTCCCCCGTTTCATTGTGGCCTGGTGAGGTTGAATGATGAGGAGTATCACGGAGAGAGCCTCTATCGAGCCTACCTCGAAGCCCTTGAGCAGTGCCAGCTTCCCTCTCCGACTCCGGGCGATGAAGCACCGCCCTATAACCTGTTATTTACTCGTAGCTGGCTGCTGGTGATCCCAAGAGAGCATGAGGGCTGTGATTCGATCTCGGTCAACAGCCTGGGATTTGCAGGATCACTCTTTGTGAAAAATGAACAGCAATTTAAGCGTCTTGAGGAGCTTGGTCCCATGAGCCTTCTCAATGCGGTTGCCAGAAAGAAATAACCAAACGGCTCACTTTTCATCAAAGATACCGGGAGCAGTGGAATATCTTAAGGTAGCTAGTGATGCTTGAGCGCAGTGAGCCACGCCCCCGGTGAACTTGAAACGATACGAATTAGGGAGCATAAAGCGATGCAACAGGATCTCGAAAAGAATAAGCAACACGCCATCGAATTTTACGAGATGGCTTATCTGGGTAACCCGACCCGGGCCGTAGAGCTCTATGTTGGTGATCAGTATATCCAGCACAACCCCCTGGTCGGAGATGGGAAGCAGCCTTTCATTGAGTATTTTGAGAAGATGGCTGCCGAGTACCCGCAAAAAACCATCGAATTTGTTCGTGCCGTGGCCCAGGACGATCTGGTGGCCCTGCATACCCATCAGAGATGGCCGGGTGGGGATCAGTATGTAACCATGGATTTCTTTCGCTTTGATGAGCAGGGCAAAATAGTTGAACACTGGGATTCGATTCAACAGATCCCCGCTCAATCAAAAAATAATAACTCCATGTATTAAGCTCTGTTGACGACTCCTATTTTGAACCTGCGGCCCTGAAGCTATAGGTCCAAACCTTAAACATCAATAGATCCTGAACCTTGCTAGCGCTATTTCGGATTAATCAGGGTCATTATGTTTAGCTCAACTAAAAGAATTTCAGGCTTTGCTAAGCTGACCTTCTGCAGCAAAGGGCGTGGTTGCATCGCAACAAGCGAGAAGCAGGGACGCCGAACTGGTAAGGGTTATCATGGATGATAATCGGTATTGCGAGTCAGCATTCAAAGTCAAAGCTGCTTTCATGAGATGAAGCGGTTTATCTGGAAAACGCTCTGGCGCTACAGGTACCCTGCAATGCGGTGAATTGTGTATCGGCATACATCTATTAGTGGGGGAACTTGAAGCCGCCGGGAGATCGAAGAACGCGGAAGATCTCCCGACTTCATCATGACTTTAGTAATTTTTGCCTACAAAATCACTCATGACCTCCCATACGTGATCGGAAACCTGGCTGCTATAGGCGGGATCCGTGCCAAAGCTGTTATTCCAACCAATATAGCCAGGTTCGGAGACTGCGCTGTTGATTTTCCCTGCCGGCCCTGCGTTCTTACTGGTCACATTGTTCCCCTCCAGGGCAAAAACAGAGTAACCCACATCATAAGCCCTGCTTGCCTTGTAGGGGGCGAAGTTCCCCTGCAGATAATCACCAAGGGTGGTGTTTTCCAATTTTCCCTGTTTCATCCGGCTAGGGGTTGCCGACACCATGATGCACTGTGACAGAGGAACGCCCTGGCCGCAGGAGCTTAACGTCTGCATTTTGACCGGCTTACCATCCTGGGTTCCAATCTGGTTTTGGATAAGCTTCCCCTTGGCATCGACCATCACCAGTCCCCCCTTCAGCGCACTAAGCTTGGGATTCCATAACTCAATCCGCCGCCACTGGGTTGCACTGGCTCCTAAGGGAAGGGCCAGCTGATGCTTACCATTAAAGAACTGTGCGGCCCGGGCGCTCGATAACCTGTGATATGCGCCCTGCCAACGACGGTTATTTTCAGACATTGAATCGTTCGCGGACAGATTACACCAGGATTGTGGACTAATGATCCCATCGCTCACTTTAACCGTATCGCAGGTTTTGTCTGCTTGTTGCGCCTGCGTGATTTGATCGGCCTCGGGTTTCTTTATGGTGTTGAGGATCCCGGTTTGCTGCATAGACAGAGCCCCTGGCAATAAACTGGTTTGTTGCTTTCCGTTCTGAGCCCGATACTGTCCAACATCATAGGTGCTGATGTTGGCAACTCCCATGGGACCAAAGGCAGCATCGAGCCGAGCGTTAAACATATCGGCAAAGCCGTAAACACTCAGCCACTTGCCCTGGTATGCCAGGTGATCCGCAAGCATTTTGTCGAGCTGGGCATCACCGGGCGCGTTGGGACCGCCCTCAGGATCCAGCGCCATCCCTGCGACATAACTGCTGGAGTCAACAGGCTTCATCAGTTGATCCACCAGCGTCTCTTTTTGCTGACGATTCAGCGTCGGCGCTATTGCTCTGAGGATCCCCGCATAGTGGTAAGATGGCGTCAGGGTCACATTGGCTTTGGCAAACTCGGGACCAATCACCTCAATTTGGGAGCTGATATCATTCATCTCAAGTCTGATGCCTGTCGCATCCGAAGGCGTCTTGAGGGTTGGATCCGTTTCATAAAATGCGGTGCGGATCGGATCATTATCCATATACTGCTCATTGATGGTGCGCAGATCCTCTGCATAGTCTGAGATCTCGGTTTTCCAGGATGGATATTTCACACTCTCCCCGGAGTAAACATAGATAGAGGGATAATTACCAATCACATTGGTTTGCGCCACCTGCCCCGCATGCCAGGCAGCCAGGGTTGGATTTTGTGAATTCACATTCATGTAAAAGGTCTGATATGCCGTCTGCTTGCCCCCAGTCACCGAGGTCGCCCGCACATTGAACTGGTAGATACCGGGTGCCAGAGCGCGGATTGCCACT from the Dongshaea marina genome contains:
- the thrS gene encoding threonine--tRNA ligase; the encoded protein is MPIITLPDGSTRHFPHPVSVLEVAADIGPGLAKSCLAGRVDGILVDATDKIDSDVNLSIITPKNDEGLEIIRHSCAHLLGHAIKQLWPETEMAIGPVIENGFYYDIDLDRSLTQEDLDLLEKRMMELAKSNYDVIKKTVSWQEAHDVFEEREEPYKTAILDENIGRHETPALYHHEEYVDMCRGPHVPNMRFCHHFKILKVSGAYWRGDSQNKMLQRIYGTAWADKKQLKGHLKHLEEAAKRDHRKIGKQLDLYHLQEEAPGMVFWHNDGWKIFLELEKFVREKLTEYDYQEVKGPMMMDRVLWERSGHWDKYAENMFTTSTENREYAIKPMNCPGHVQIFNQGLKSYRDLPLRMAEFGCCHRCEPSGALHGLMRVRGFTQDDAHIFCTEDQVQDEVSSCIDMVYDLYSTFGFNNIEVKLSTRPEKRIGDDAIWDKAEEALKQSLRSRDIEFEILPGEGAFYGPKIEFTLHDCLNRAWQCGTIQLDFSLPERLSASFVGEDNERHIPVMIHRAILGSLERFLGILIEEYAGFFPTWLAPVQAVVMNITDNQSEYVQQVTQALTKEGIRVVSDLRNEKIGFKIREHTLKRVPYMLVCGDKEVEAGEVAVRTRKGVDLGKFSIEKVAQMIKEEIATRSPNKLEE
- a CDS encoding TGS domain-containing protein: MPIITLADGSEHNFTHPMTVIDIAEQLEPNLVETCLAGRVSETLLDINTHIDSDVELSLVTPLHPDGLSIIRHTTSHLLGHAAKQLWPQCKIADYQITASGFYYDIDLPQPMNQEMLQQLEQKMAQLVESDYPISTRQVSWRQAHDQFEGLEEPFKIAMLDESIPRSEHPTLYFHQNYVDMGWGPHAPSLKFCRHFKLLYSEQSHWRDDPQNHRLQRIHAAAWSNDNQLQDYLSQSSVAAELS
- the ltrA gene encoding group II intron reverse transcriptase/maturase; protein product: MSAAKPFSISKQQVMRAFELVKANKGAAGIDNQSIECFEKDLKSNLYKLWNRMSSGSYFPPAVKAVAIPKKSGGERLLGIPTVSDRIAQMVVKLELEPCIEPYFLDDSYGYRPNKSALDAVGITRKRCWEYDWLLEFDIKGLFDNISHELMMRAVEKHTESTWVRLYVRRWLTAQMQMPDNSLVHRNQGTPQGGVISPLLANLFLHYVFDKWLQKHYSHLKWCRFADDGLVHCNSKVEAEMMLNILTERFRECGLELHPVKTKIVYCKDGSRQGQHEHTAFDFLGYTFRCRKSINRWTKQVFSGFGPAISKQSTLSIGEKLRKLRFRTRTDLELKDLAKLLNPMIQGWLMYYGKYYRSAMYAVCRLINNGLITWARRKYKSLSHRSRTRASELMKRIAKQSPGLFAHWRAGMVGAFV
- a CDS encoding DUF4922 domain-containing protein, whose amino-acid sequence is MSIIEQARTVARKALAQGALQSFRTQSRVLEQQNIPFIVRIADSLNHKPKAPSRTPVIRNPFLPYEQSLFVCELGSKHVCLLNKFNVIDDHLLIITKEYQPQSCWLELDDFSALTPLLQEFDGLGFYNGGTTAGASQHHKHLQYIPRQALAEGKDLPWSHFILSPLPRFIVAW
- a CDS encoding ATP adenylyltransferase family protein codes for the protein MRLNDEEYHGESLYRAYLEALEQCQLPSPTPGDEAPPYNLLFTRSWLLVIPREHEGCDSISVNSLGFAGSLFVKNEQQFKRLEELGPMSLLNAVARKK
- a CDS encoding nuclear transport factor 2 family protein, whose amino-acid sequence is MQQDLEKNKQHAIEFYEMAYLGNPTRAVELYVGDQYIQHNPLVGDGKQPFIEYFEKMAAEYPQKTIEFVRAVAQDDLVALHTHQRWPGGDQYVTMDFFRFDEQGKIVEHWDSIQQIPAQSKNNNSMY